One Sneathiella sp. P13V-1 genomic region harbors:
- a CDS encoding ABC transporter permease encodes MSGFEWVVPVILTIITAATPLVFAAIGELVTEKSGVLNLGVEGMMLVGAVAAFATATVTGSYLLAIAAAALAGAALAFVFGILTLSLMANQVATGLALTLFGVGLSALAGQGFVGEPVKALEKLNISGLTDLPFVGPILFGQDPLVYLSFIMVALVSWFLYKTKGGLILRAVGDSHDAAHSIGYSVIGIRYLAVLFGGAMSGIGGAYLSLAYTPMWAENMTAGRGWIALALIVFATWKPGLVLIGAYMFGGITILQLHAQAAGLDLPSQVLSMLPYLATVIVLVLISKDESRIRKHAPACIGKIFHPAA; translated from the coding sequence ATGAGTGGTTTTGAATGGGTCGTCCCCGTTATCCTGACGATTATCACCGCTGCAACACCGCTTGTCTTTGCGGCCATCGGTGAATTGGTAACAGAGAAATCTGGCGTCCTAAACCTTGGCGTTGAAGGCATGATGCTGGTGGGTGCCGTAGCGGCATTTGCGACCGCTACCGTTACCGGCAGTTATCTTCTTGCCATTGCGGCGGCGGCGCTTGCTGGAGCGGCCCTCGCCTTTGTTTTTGGTATTCTCACCTTGTCCCTGATGGCAAATCAGGTGGCCACAGGCCTTGCCCTGACTTTATTTGGTGTTGGCCTCAGTGCCCTTGCCGGTCAGGGGTTTGTGGGAGAGCCGGTCAAAGCGCTTGAGAAGCTCAACATCTCAGGTCTGACTGATTTACCGTTTGTGGGCCCTATCTTGTTTGGACAGGATCCTTTGGTGTACCTGTCCTTTATCATGGTCGCCCTGGTAAGCTGGTTCCTATACAAAACCAAAGGGGGACTGATCCTGCGTGCCGTAGGTGACTCCCACGATGCGGCCCATTCCATTGGATATTCGGTTATTGGCATTCGGTATCTGGCTGTTTTGTTTGGCGGCGCTATGTCTGGCATTGGCGGGGCATACCTGTCGCTCGCCTACACACCAATGTGGGCAGAAAACATGACCGCGGGCCGCGGCTGGATTGCCCTTGCTCTTATTGTTTTTGCCACCTGGAAGCCAGGTCTTGTTTTGATAGGCGCTTATATGTTCGGCGGCATTACCATTCTTCAATTACATGCTCAGGCGGCGGGTCTGGATCTACCTTCACAGGTTTTATCCATGCTCCCTTATCTGGCGACTGTAATTGTGCTAGTACTGATTTCAAAAGACGAATCTCGAATTCGCAAACACGCGCCTGCCTGTATCGGAAAGATATTCCATCCAGCGGCATAA
- a CDS encoding ABC transporter permease: protein MVYMTPVYALLLTIASSTVLFSALGVSPLEALNNFFILPVGDTYGITELLVKATPLILCAIGLSIGFRANVWNIGAEGQLTMGAIFGGGVFIYLYDVDSFLLLPAMIIMGAVGGALWAAIPAFFKTRFNANEILTSLMLVYVAVLVLSLLVHGPWRDPDGFNFPESRIFSEAATMPVLWEGTRLHFGTVLALVAVLGAWLMLAKTLVGFQVKVIGAAPLAGSYAGFSQKKIVWFSLLVGGGLAGVAGVSEVSGPIGQLLPSISPGYGFTAIIVAFLGRLHPVGIVFAGLLMALTYLGGETAQINLGLPVAVTGVFQGMVLFFLLACDVLVNYRFRFKSYGKAAS from the coding sequence ATGGTCTATATGACCCCGGTTTACGCCCTGCTTTTGACGATTGCGTCCAGCACCGTTCTCTTTAGCGCATTGGGCGTCAGCCCACTGGAAGCGCTGAACAACTTTTTCATTCTTCCAGTAGGGGACACCTACGGAATTACAGAACTGCTTGTGAAGGCAACGCCACTTATTTTATGTGCCATTGGCCTTTCCATTGGTTTTCGCGCCAATGTGTGGAATATCGGCGCTGAGGGGCAACTCACCATGGGGGCTATCTTTGGCGGTGGTGTTTTTATCTACCTCTATGATGTAGACAGCTTCCTCCTTCTGCCTGCCATGATCATAATGGGGGCTGTCGGCGGCGCTTTGTGGGCTGCCATCCCCGCTTTTTTCAAAACACGGTTTAACGCCAACGAAATTCTTACCAGTTTGATGCTGGTGTATGTCGCGGTTCTGGTTCTCAGCCTCTTAGTCCACGGACCTTGGAGGGACCCGGACGGATTTAACTTCCCGGAATCCCGTATTTTCAGTGAAGCGGCGACAATGCCCGTTCTATGGGAAGGGACACGCCTTCATTTCGGAACAGTCCTTGCGCTTGTTGCCGTTCTCGGTGCGTGGTTAATGCTGGCAAAAACTCTGGTGGGTTTTCAAGTCAAGGTTATCGGCGCTGCGCCTCTTGCAGGCTCTTACGCTGGATTTAGCCAAAAGAAAATCGTCTGGTTCAGCCTTCTGGTGGGGGGCGGCCTTGCCGGTGTTGCTGGCGTATCAGAAGTCTCTGGCCCCATTGGGCAACTTCTCCCATCCATTTCACCGGGCTATGGCTTTACCGCTATCATTGTTGCTTTTCTGGGTCGTTTGCATCCTGTCGGGATTGTCTTCGCGGGTCTGTTGATGGCTCTTACCTATCTTGGCGGCGAAACAGCACAGATCAATCTGGGCCTGCCCGTTGCTGTCACAGGTGTTTTTCAAGGCATGGTCCTGTTCTTCCTGCTTGCCTGTGATGTTCTTGTAAATTATCGGTTCCGCTTCAAGTCATATGGAAAGGCAGCGTCATGA
- a CDS encoding adenosine deaminase, with the protein MTDLTAFIEGLPKVELHLHIEGSLEPELMFDLAKRNNIDLPFKSVEEVRAAYEFTELQDFLDIYYQGMGVLQTEQDFYDLTDAYLKKIHSQNVIHTEIFFDPQGHTERGVAFETVINGITRALDDGCKNYGISSEVIMCFLRHLSEEDALKTLEEALPFKDRILGVGLDSSELGHPPSKFQRVFAKAKAEGLKLVAHAGEEGPPEYVTEALDLLKIDRLDHGNRSLENEVLTKRLADMGIALTVCPLSNYKLAGVTDMTKHPLKTMLDKNLNATINSDDPAYFGGYMTENYLAVYEALDLSREELETLAENGINASFCSEARKTEMRKQLNSYVSQ; encoded by the coding sequence ATGACTGATCTCACAGCATTTATTGAAGGCTTACCAAAAGTTGAACTGCATCTTCACATTGAAGGCAGCCTTGAGCCTGAACTCATGTTTGATCTGGCCAAACGCAACAATATTGATCTTCCCTTCAAATCCGTTGAAGAAGTTCGCGCCGCCTACGAGTTTACTGAGTTACAGGATTTTCTGGATATCTACTATCAAGGCATGGGCGTTCTGCAAACCGAGCAGGATTTCTACGATTTGACAGATGCGTATCTTAAAAAAATACACAGCCAGAATGTCATACACACCGAGATTTTCTTCGACCCGCAAGGGCATACCGAGCGTGGCGTTGCTTTTGAAACAGTCATTAACGGCATAACCCGCGCGCTTGATGATGGCTGCAAAAACTATGGCATTAGCAGTGAAGTCATCATGTGCTTTCTGCGGCACCTAAGTGAAGAGGACGCTCTTAAAACTCTTGAAGAGGCCCTCCCCTTTAAAGACCGGATTTTGGGTGTTGGCCTCGACTCCAGCGAACTTGGACACCCCCCTTCAAAATTCCAGCGTGTCTTCGCCAAAGCAAAAGCAGAAGGCTTGAAACTGGTTGCTCACGCAGGTGAAGAAGGCCCACCTGAATATGTGACAGAAGCCCTGGATCTCTTGAAGATTGATCGACTGGATCATGGCAATCGCAGTCTGGAGAATGAGGTGCTGACCAAGCGCCTCGCAGATATGGGCATTGCCCTGACGGTATGTCCGCTTTCCAATTATAAGCTGGCGGGGGTGACGGATATGACCAAACACCCACTCAAAACCATGCTGGACAAGAACCTGAACGCGACCATTAATTCAGATGATCCGGCCTATTTTGGGGGCTATATGACTGAAAATTATTTGGCCGTTTATGAGGCCCTTGACCTTAGCCGAGAAGAACTTGAAACTCTCGCCGAAAACGGAATTAACGCCAGCTTCTGTAGTGAGGCTCGTAAAACTGAGATGCGCAAACAGCTCAACTCATATGTGAGTCAATGA
- a CDS encoding BMP family ABC transporter substrate-binding protein, with amino-acid sequence MKVSKFAGLLGAALVAGGMLASGGAAAQDKIGFVYVGPIGDHGWTYRHDIGRLAIEKELGDKVKTTFVESVKEGPDSERVIRKMAADGHKLIFTTSFGFMNPTVKVAKAFPNVKFEHATGYKQAKNVSTYSARFYEGRYVIGKIAGKMTKSNVIGYVGSFPIPEVVRGINATALAARSVNPDVQIKVAWVNTWYDPGKEGDAAKALIDQGADIILQHTDSPAPLQVAESRGVWAVGQASDMNKFAPKAQLTAIIDNWDKYYVERAKAALDGTWESQDVWIGLKGKMVEIAPYNKAIPADVVALAEETRKGIMDGSIKPFAGPFNKQDGSSAVKAGEELDDGVLLGMDWYVEGVQGKLPKN; translated from the coding sequence ATGAAAGTTTCAAAATTTGCAGGCCTGCTTGGCGCAGCCCTCGTTGCAGGTGGCATGCTTGCAAGTGGCGGTGCAGCAGCTCAAGACAAAATCGGCTTTGTCTATGTTGGTCCAATTGGTGACCATGGCTGGACTTACCGCCATGACATTGGTCGCTTGGCCATCGAGAAAGAGCTTGGCGATAAAGTAAAAACAACATTTGTTGAAAGCGTCAAAGAAGGCCCAGACAGTGAACGTGTGATCCGCAAAATGGCGGCTGATGGTCACAAGCTGATTTTCACAACTTCTTTTGGCTTCATGAACCCAACTGTTAAAGTCGCCAAAGCCTTCCCTAACGTCAAATTTGAGCATGCAACAGGCTACAAACAGGCGAAAAACGTCAGCACATATTCTGCACGTTTCTACGAAGGTCGTTATGTGATCGGTAAAATTGCCGGTAAAATGACTAAATCCAACGTCATCGGTTACGTTGGCTCCTTCCCAATTCCAGAAGTTGTTCGCGGCATCAACGCAACAGCACTTGCTGCACGCAGTGTAAACCCTGACGTTCAGATCAAAGTAGCTTGGGTGAACACTTGGTATGATCCAGGTAAAGAAGGCGATGCCGCTAAAGCCCTGATCGACCAAGGCGCTGACATTATTCTGCAGCACACAGACAGCCCAGCTCCTCTGCAGGTTGCTGAATCCCGCGGTGTATGGGCAGTTGGTCAGGCATCTGACATGAACAAATTTGCGCCAAAAGCCCAACTTACAGCCATTATCGACAACTGGGACAAATACTATGTAGAGCGCGCAAAAGCGGCCCTCGACGGCACATGGGAGTCTCAGGACGTTTGGATCGGCCTGAAAGGCAAAATGGTTGAAATCGCACCATACAACAAAGCAATCCCAGCTGATGTTGTTGCCCTTGCTGAAGAAACACGCAAAGGCATTATGGATGGTTCTATCAAGCCATTTGCAGGTCCATTTAACAAACAAGACGGATCTTCCGCAGTGAAAGCCGGTGAAGAACTGGATGACGGCGTCCTTCTTGGCATGGACTGGTATGTTGAAGGCGTTCAAGGCAAACTGCCTAAGAACTAA